A single region of the Glycine max cultivar Williams 82 chromosome 20, Glycine_max_v4.0, whole genome shotgun sequence genome encodes:
- the LOC100788477 gene encoding kinesin-like protein KIN-14S, which produces MNDQSMQIQMLAEKFHRFVLDCELKQPSIAQCSDIVSKQVNENSDSMDEHSLSNGTHEVSPDKGHTLPILKKILDLGAKIQDLKKQHITLCDEVKLTSESFPGNDILKSVQLLGAEYELLKRKYSEESSERRRLYNEVIELKGNIRVFCRCRPLNENEIANGSVSVVNFESSSDNELQVICADSSKKQFKFDHVFGPEDNQETVFQQTKPIVTSVLDGYNVCIFAYGQTGTGKTFTMEGTPEHRGVNYRTLEELFRITEERHGTMKYELSVSMLEVYNEKIRDLLVENSTQPTKKLEIKQAAEGTQEVPGLVEARVYGTEDVWEMLKTGNRVRSVGSTCANELSSRSHCLLRVTVMGENLINGQRTKSHLWLVDLAGSERVGKTEAEGERLKESQFINKSLSALGDVISALASKSSHIPYRNSKLTHILQSSLGGDCKTLMFVQVSPSSADLGETLCSLNFATRVRGIESGPARKQVDHTELFKYKQMAEKLKQDEKETKKLQDSLQIMQLRLAAREHHCRSLQEKVRDLENQIAEERKTRLKQESRSLAAVTVQPSSSTAHKTMTDKKPPLNPSKLRLPLRRITNSLPPRSPLRSKSYTAFMSGKENSVRRNSMATNAVRPASPSTTAQFLQARRRVSVAVRPPAPSTTQVFQPRRRVSIATLPSHTISDITTPLRTSALRVTGGSSQQSRIRSQRKDRYSSLFAPLPELRTSVETTPMTVRRSSKFMMSSPVRADSREGSARHPTLLALQRKPVVWSPLRGLKSNRKSSLLPYRPT; this is translated from the exons ATGAAcg ATCAATCCATGCAAATCCAAATGCTCGCTGAAAAATTCCACCGATTTGTTCTTGACTGCGAACTCAAGCAACCGTCAATCGCTCAGTGCTCTG ATATTGTGTCAAAGCAAGTGAACGAGAACTCTGACTCCATGGATGAACATAGTTTGTCCAATGGAACCCATGAAGTTTCTCCGGATAAGGGTCACACACTTCCCATATTGAAGAAAATACTTGATCTCGGTGCTAAAATTCAG GATTTGAAGAAGCAGCATATAACCTTGTGTGATGAAGTGAAACTCACTTCTGAGTCTTTTCCTGGCAATGATATTTTGAAGTCTGTACAGCTTCTGG GTGCTGAATACGAACTCTTAAAAAGAAAGTACTCAGAGGAGTCCTCTGAACGGAGGCGGCTTTACAATGAAGTAATTGAACTCAAGGGAAATATCAGGGTTTTCTGCAGATGCAGGCCATTAAATGAGAATGAAATTGCTAATGGGTCTGTATCTGTTGTCAATTTTGAGTCGTCTTCAGATAATGAGCTACAAGTCATTTGCGCAGATTCTTCTAAAAAgcaatttaaatttgatcatGTGTTTGGGCCAGAAGATAACCAAG AGACTGTTTTTCAACAGACCAAACCCATTGTTACATCAGTATTGGATGGGTACAATGTCTGCATATTTGCCTATGGGCAAACTGGAACTGGGAAAACATTTACAATGGAAGGGACACCAGAACACAGGGGAGTTAACTACAGAACCCTGGAAGAATTATTCCGGATAACTGAAGAGAGACATGGTACAATGAAGTATGAATTGTCTGTTAGCATGCTGGAGGTTTACAATGAGAAGATAAGAGATCTCTTGGTGGAAAATTCTACCCAACCCACTAAGAA attGGAGATAAAGCAAGCTGCCGAAGGAACCCAAGAGGTCCCAGGACTTGTTGAAGCTCGTGTTTATGGAACAGAAGATGTGTGGGAAATGCTTAAGACTGGAAACCGAGTCAGATCAGTTGGATCCACCTGTGCTAATGAACTTAGcagccgttctcattg CTTGTTAAGAGTAACTGTAATGGGGGAAAATTTAATCAATGGCCAGAGAACAAAGAGCCACCTTTGGCTAGTAGACTTAGCTGGCAGTGAGCGTGTGGGGAAAACTGAAGCTGAAGGAGAAAGGCTGAAGGAATCTCAATTCATAAATAAGTCACTTTCAGCACTTGGTGATGTTATTTCCGCCCTTGCTTCCAAATCATCCCACATCCCTTACAG GAACTCAAAACTCACTCATATTCTGCAAAGCTCTTTAG GAGGAGACTGCAAAACTTTAATGTTTGTGCAAGTGAGTCCAAGTTCAGCAGACTTGGGAGAGACACTTTGCTCACTGAATTTCGCCACCCGTGTCCGTGGGATCGAGAGTGGCCCAGCTCGCAAGCAAGTAGACCACACTGAGCTGTTTAAGTACAAGCAAATG GCTGAAAAGCTCAAACAAGATGAGAAGGAAACAAAGAAATTACAGGATAGCTTGCAAATCATGCAACTCAGGCTTGCAGCAAGAGAACATCATTGTAGAAGCCTTCAGGAAAAG GTTCGGGACCTCGAGAACCAGATTGCAGAAGAAAGGAAAACCAGACTAAAGCAAGAAAGTAGATCTCTTGCTGCCGTTACAGTTCAACCCTCATCATCAACAGCTCATAAAACCATGACAGACAAGAAGCCTCCACTGAATCCTTCAAAACTGAGATTGCCACTGAGAAGAATAACCAATTCCTTGCCTCCACGGTCTCCTCTTAGATCAAAGAGTTACACTGCCTTCATGAGTGGAAAGGAAAACTCTGTCAGAAGGAACTCAATGGCGACAAATGCTGTTAGGCCAGCTTCACCATCAACAACAGCACAGTTCCTTCAGGCAAGGAGGCGGGTGTCCGTTGCTGTGAGACCCCCTGCACCATCAACAACGCAGGTCTTTCAGCCAAGAAGGAGGGTCTCCATTGCCACACTACCTTCTCACACAATTTCTGACATTACTACTCCACTCCGTACCTCAGCATTACGTGTTACCGGTGGAAGCAGCCAACAATCACGGATAAGAAGCCAAAGGAAAGATCGGTATTCAAGTTTGTTCGCCCCATTGCCAGAGTTGAGAACATCAGTTGAGACAACTCCAATGACTGTAAGGAGGAGCAGCAAGTTTATGATGAGCAGTCCGGTAAGGGCAGATTCCAGGGAGGGATCCGCTAGGCATCCAACTCTTCTTGCACTTCAACGCAAGCCTGTAGTCTGGAGTCCTCTTAGAGGTTTGAAAAGTAACAGAAAGTCATCACTGTTGCCATATCGCCCAACCTAA